From a single Lolium rigidum isolate FL_2022 chromosome 7, APGP_CSIRO_Lrig_0.1, whole genome shotgun sequence genomic region:
- the LOC124676813 gene encoding uncharacterized protein LOC124676813: MVAPIAVASAGLGMLAGVAMANRSLLQDGKPAAAVRWPQPRCATCSGTGRVECLCSRWSDGDGDGCRTCAGTRRMPCRSCGGSGTGRRATVRIDAASATPLQPRSSRR; the protein is encoded by the coding sequence ATGGTGGCTCCGATCGCGGTGGCGTCGGCGGGGCTGGGGATGCTGGCGGGCGTCGCCATGGCCAACAGGTCCTTGTTGCAGGACGGGAAGCCCGCCGCGGCGGTGCGGTGGCCGCAGCCGCGCTGCGCGACGTGCAGCGGCACGGGCAGGGTGGAGTGCCTCTGCTCGCGGTGgtccgacggcgacggcgacgggtgCCGCACCTGCGCGGGCACGCGGAGGATGCCCTGCCGGAGCTGCGGCGGGTCCGGGACCGGCCGCCGGGCGACCGTGCGGATCGACGCCGCCTCCGCCACGCCGCTCCAGCCACGGTCGAGCAGGCGGTGA